The Cryptomeria japonica chromosome 2, Sugi_1.0, whole genome shotgun sequence region AGCACACAAAAAGTTGAAAGTAATCCCACAAAGTGCCCTTTGAGTCCTCTAGCCATCTAAAGTCGCTAATAACATCAAACATCCATGACGATATGATCGACACATTTCTAAAAGGACAGAGccaattgcaaagcaagagaagccaAACACAAAGACATTACACAAACAAATTCCATGATTTATGTCTATTCATTCCCACGAGTATAAGTTTAGACTCATTATCTAAAACAATTTTatgataaaattttaaaattttaatacctCGATAAATCAATTTCTAGTACTTTCTGCAGTACATTTCGATTATAAAATTTCCAATCTAAAATGAAATAGCCCAAACTCTTAAGTGTAATTCATCCCTTACGGTAATGTCAAAGAATGAATGTGTATATAACGCTCTTAACATAAAGTCTTCATATCATGATTCATGAATCTAGAAGTTAGGAAGAACAACTGTAAGTCAAATTTCACGGCATCTAGAAAAACGTGTAGACAAACGAAGAGTCTGGAATTACAAGTCTAATAATGCAATTTTCTTGATTGTGGAATTAAATAAGGACGTTGAAGCAAAGAGTTGACAAAGAGAACCTTCAAATGTAAATCAGATGGTCTTAAAGTCTTTAGAAGCGTGCAAGACGATAGAGCAGATCATGTCTGTTCATCACTTTTTCCATTTTCGGTCGAGGGGTTTTCCGCTTCATTTTTTCGTTTCCGTTTGATCTTTTTTTACGGATTCTCGCTTTTCATGCAGATTAATTAATGTCTTTCGATGTTTGAGTAAATCGTATTAATAATAATGAGGTGTTCTCAAGGTTTTTAACATTTTGTAGACGGAATTTACATTGGTGTGCATATGGTAAACCTTATCGTATATTTATTTTCGTAAAATGAAATGTATTTAGAATTTTCTTAGAGGGTCcattatggcaatttttattttccATTTACTATTTTTATATATGTTTATTAGTTTTTAttagttttagatttatttattttttaaaataattgaatggatttttgtaaatgcatttctATACACTGGGCCATTTTGTTTAGTTATAATTTAATCTATAAATTCTTAATTAAATTatcttttatttatattataataaatttatattaatatgtATTTTTAAATCTAAAGATAACTATACTAAATCTATTTTATTGataacttaattatatttaaaaaatttaaataataacaaagatcaaattttatgatttatcatttaaattatttaCTATTTGTCAAAtaatctttaattttttatttaatttaaatatatctatttattattaaatatcatatttgatttaatataatataaattattatgatTAATTTTTCACTAATCCATTTAAATTATATATCTTTAATAATTGTAATGAACCTTTGATCATGATTACATTATTTTGATCAATgtgaatatttaaatataatattaaaaatcaaTTTTCAATGAAATGATTAATTATAGAAAATGTGGTCCTTAAAACTTACtgtagaaaataaaaaatacttaaaaGTTAAAACCTAATTGATTTTAACTTTATTTATTAGCAGTGATAGCGAATTTACATTTCATATAATGTTTAATTGTTGGATATTAACTAGCATACATatctttaataaatatatataaatcatcatGAGAGAGATCATTATCAAGACTTCTATTTAATTGTCCCACAAATCcacttaaataataaatttttaataattgtAATGAACTCTTGACCATGAATACATTATTTTATCAATGTGAACATTTTGATATAATGTTTTTTATCCCTATCTATCTTTCTATCTCTACcactctctccctttctcctcctaTATATCTCTagatctctccccctctctacctcGCCCTATATACCTTTATCtctactatttatttttctctctttttgtttGTCTCTCTCTATGTTTATTTATCTctttgtctttctatctctccccctctctatatttCATTATATATGTATTTCTCTATCATTCTATCTCATGATTtatatctctccctccccctttttctctatatctattcctatctacctctccctctttatttccctatctctccatctttatctctatctgtctacctctctctacctcttCTTCTTTGTCTTCAAATTGACCTCATCTATAACACAAATGTATACAAAGAAATAGACCAAAATTTCTCTACTTGACCTTCCACAACTCTTCGGTGTATCCATTGCATACTAAGATGCGATTGCTAGTGGTATTATATATTCTCTTGTATAGACAAATCTGAGTAAAAATACAAAATTTAGAAGAATAGTTTAGCTTCTCTTCAGCCATCAAGAAGATTCTCAGCTGGATATTATGTATTGATGACGTGGTGTCTTTGAAGTTGATTTAAGATAGTTGCAAACGTGAGGAGAATGTAGGTTAAGCTTCTTGGAATTCAAATACGGTGATTTGGTTAATAGTAATTTAGAGTTGTAAATACTTTctttttaaatttcttcatatcaTATTTTAACTGTTAAATCTGATAATATGCCTAAACATTGATAATATACCTAAACAAAAACCATAATATACCTAAACTGAGGAGATAAAGATCAGATAATCTTCTATCATTATCTTCTGGCAGAAATAACATCTGCAATAAATGATAGCAATCAGATTTTGTAATGGACATGGTGGTCTCCAGCATAGTCGGCAAAATATAGCCTGACAATCTTATCCCATCTGATTTCCAAATCAGATTCTGTTTACGTGGGAGATATTGATTCCAACAAAGTAGACAGGGAAGAGTGCTTGCGACCTACAGAGCTAAGCAACTGGTTGTCTGCAAAATTGAAAGCTCTCTCAAAACCCTCACTGCATCTTTCTGTAATGTTCTTCTTTCCACAGAAATTACAACCATTGAAATGAGTGATAAAAGGCTGCTTCTCTTTTCCCTCAAGAAAGTCCCCAAACCTATCTATAATATATTCAAAATATCCATGTAACACGTAACTTGCTTCCAAGAACACATTATCCTCCGATTTTGTTTTGTTCTGATTGAGAAGATATACTAAGGCGCTCTGATCATCGGGATCCCACTCTTTCGGTCTACTCTTTACAACTCTGTTCAGAGCCTCTTTAGAAGCCATTAAGTTTTCAGGCGCACCGAATTCCATCCACTTCTCCAAAAACTTGTGAGACCATTCACAATTCCGAATCAGAAAAATCCCTGCGTTCAAACCTATCCAGTCTGGATCCTCTCCATATACCTGAAATAGCAATCATCACAGAATTTTTTTATTTGCCCAAATGCACCATAGAAGTCAAATATAGTAAACAAATCTGATCACTTATTGGAGAGCAATTAGGGTTATTATATGTACCTTATCCCAGAAGCCGGGGACGACGAGATTCTTGTTCCAGGTATTGTAAGTCTCAAAGGGAATAGAAAAATTGAAATCTGTTAAAACAGCATCTGAATCCATCCACATAAACCACGTCACAGATGGATTGGCTTTCATGAGCTGTATAAGCAGCGGATATCTAACCCAAGTTCCAACAAATCCCTTCTGCCATACCTCTAAAGCATACCAGACCTTGCAGCCGTGCAGATTACAGTAGTCCACTTTATTTTTGTAAGACTTCATCATTACATTGTTACCCCGAGGACTAATACAAGGTGACGATCTCTCCCCTGTTACCAAAATGAAGGGAGGAACACTCCCAAACACCTTGTCCGTTGCTTGGTCCACCTGGTTCACCACTCTCGTAACTGCCTTTGGACCATTCAAAACATCACCATAATCTGCATTCTTGACAAACTCTGTAGGGCTTGTTGTGGCGGTTTGCATAAAGCGGTTGAGCAAGCGGCCACGATTAGGATCGACATTTGCCTCCATGTTTCCTAAGTTTCCAAGGGAGAGGAAAATAATTGCAGTGACGAGACTTCCCATTACAAACGACTTTACTGACACCCACGTCACCATTTTGGCGGTTGTTCTGCTCATCGGCCAGAACGTTTCCATGTTTCCATTATAATCTTCTGCTTCGACCCTATAAGAATTGAGCCCCAGTGGACACGCTACAAAATGGATTCCGAGCCAAGTCATGTCAAGTAGTCCTTGGAAGGGGTAAAATACTGTGGTTGATCCATCACATGATGATATTGTTCTGTCAGCTTTGACTAATTCCGCCCAAAGGAATAGTAGAAAACTGCTTCTGCCGTTCCATGAGACTCGCATACGTACCACAATCTTATCGTGAAGTGATTGGAAATTAGCATTTTAGTGTTTCGATGTGAACTGGGTATTCTGTTCCTCATCTTTTGAATTTATCAAAGTCTTTAACTCGTGGCCAGTCCGTTGTTCTCATTGACTGGGGCATCTCGCCCGCCGGCTGCCGCAGCTATTTTTGGCTTTTCCCATGGAAACAGCAGGATAAATTTAATCTTGTTGGGTTTACGTAGAGCATGAAtgactaaaataaaaataaatgtgtaCTTCAAATTTGGAGAAGAGAGGATGGATTAATTGATTATGATATAATACTACCATTTGAGATTTGTTTAAATTCAATGTTAGACGTGACAATAAATTAATTTTGTGTTGCTTTCTTGTTACATATGTGATCTCCATATTCATGCATCTGGTTTTTGACTCGTGAAAAATAAGTTTCCATCATTTTGATCATGGTTCAATCTTGCTGCCTGTAGATTTTTAATATTGCAAATAAAGATTCGTCTGGGATGCTGATATTTGCAACAAAAGACTGATGGTGTTGTTTATCTTTTTTCCGAACTTATGTATCCGATTCAATAGCTTTTATAAAAGTTGGAGGACTTCATACAATGTATAGAAATGACAATTCCGTGATAAAGGAATGAGATGCAGTTGTAAAGATTGATGTTTTGATCTAGTATAAGACTTATATTTTCAGGTTTTAAAAAAGTCTCACATTTCAaaataattaatgtatatttatgttatgattaagaaaggaaaaaagaaagatTGTTTTATGGTTTATGATGTTGGATTGTTTATATATGGGTCTACAGATGATTTATAGCAATATGGGACTACCCCTATTTCTTGCCGGAGGCACCTACAAATGACATATACATAGCTTACTTCTTGTGGGATTTgagcttgtgacctctctttcaagatggTGAGAGATACAATATTAGAAGTGAATGATTTTGACTGAGGATTTAATGATAATATGTAATAATATTTGATGGTTAATAATTTAGGTGTGACGTTCCTTCATATACAATATAAACACacaattcaatttttttgatttcaaCATTAGAACATAGCAATTACCtcaaattaaattaatataattcaagatgaaattTAAAATTTAGACATTAGAATCAAATTAACATTATTAAAGATTGACTTTAGATAGATTTGAAACTTATTGAAATTTGATGTTAGATGTTAGTATACATCAATTTTGgtcattgccttctaaaatatgtgaTCTCTATATTCATGCATCTAGCGAAAAATAGCTTTTGAGCATGGATTCAATATTAGATGTTTGTAGagttttaatattataaataaagattttttttggaTGTCTATATTTGAAATAAAGGATTGATGGTGTTGTTTAATACTTTCTAAACTTGTTAAGTATGGTTCTTTTTCTTATTTGTATTTGATATAATGGTATAAAAGTTAAAGAGACACCATACTATACATAGAAATGACAATTTTGTAATAAAGGATTTAGGTAAAATTGTAAAGAGTAATGTTTTAATTAGAATTTTTTagatataataaaaaaaatgttatgTTGCCAAAATAATTGATGTAGAGCGATGGTAATATTATGATTGAGGGAAAAGTGATTGTTATAGATAATACAATAGTAGAAATCAATGATTTTGCATGAGAGTTTAATGATAATATGTACTAATACCTAATGGTTCATAGTCTAGGTGTGATGTTTCTTCATATACAACTTAGCCACACAAttctttttctaattttatgtTGGAACACAACAATTAATTAAAACTAAGTTAATTAgttgaaattttaaatttaaatgttaaaaTCAAATTGACACCATTGAATTATTTAAACTATTTTTACATGACAAATTTAACTTGAATAGAAAGAATAATAATTTATAAatctttattttaattattaatttttttttttatcggtaattggcccaagcctgaatagcttttgattggatccatgaaccagtggggacatagtagggagccccatccccattacatatctttgaattattattattattattattattattgtgtttgattagattgacccaagaccttccccatcctatggaaggccaagagtcacagctttgaattccactttagatgtccctattgggaattgaacttgggtctccacagtgagaacctagtgttttaaccagttaagctcaactcCTTGAACatctttattttaattatttaataattatgaaataaaaataaaaattatattctcTTTACTCTAACAAttgtaaattaaaataaataatatataattaagttTTTGAAACTATTTAAATGCTTAAatgaattgaataatttaaattacCCGAACTCAAATTAATAAAATATCCacaatataatttatatatttagaatTCCTATTTGACAaatagaaaagtatggatttatttttctttaatgtgAGCGAGAAGTAAGTATTTCATACTtaaaagtagatgaaaaatctTTGTTAACAACTATGTTCATGTTTATGCCTTTATTAAAAGTAATTCAATTTTTTAATGTATGGTCTATAAATCTTGGGAAATATATCTTACTAGAACTTGCACTAAAAGGAGGTCCAAGGGTTACACTATAGTAAAATATGCTTTGAATAATTACACTAATTTGTACAAAATTTCTTTATATTATACCATGTTTTTAAAATTTATGCAAACATTGAACTTATGAAATTTCTTAcattgaatacatttgtttattctGTACAATTGGTACATTTCAAAAAACTCACAATATTTTTTAGTATCAACCTCAATAATATGTAGactttgttacaagtgtggttgttgttgcaccaaaagatcgacctattaatgtccgatacaaccactagacttatagaatccataggaaacggttaatccatgtcacaaacccaagcgttgcgctacacaacacaatgagaccaagggcgcacaccttgcaacaatcccccctagtgcaaacgaggggtttgaacctatgaccaagctctgataccacttgttacaagtgtggttgccattgcaccaaaagatcatcctattaatgctcaatacaaccactagacttatagaatccataagaggtgattaagccatgtcacaaactcaagcgttgtgctgcacaacacaaggagaccaagggaagaCACCTTGCAACAGACTTAATAATCCATTCTCTTGTACTCCAAAATATTTTTGGTTTTCTCATTTGAAGAAATTGAACAAATACTTTCTATAATCCAAAATAAGTCTATTGATGGGCAACCCTTTTGTGACACATTCAAAAATATGATCATACATTATCAAAGTAATTGGTATAGCCATGAACTTTGAAGTATGTGTTCAATCTAATGCCATCTTTGTATAACAATGAGGTCAAACTAGTAAGATCAAATTGATTAATTCTTACATATTGTCAACTAATATGCCCACACATCAATTTGAATTTTAAGTATGATTTTTGAGAAGTTATATACTTCAGACATAATTGACCAACCATAATGATACATGGcattagaaaaatccaaaactattagCTCTTGTCATgatatattaaactttataaaACCCTTTAaatcttcatttttctcacttgCATTAGATAATATTCTGCAAAGACCAATAGTTGAATTAGGATATTATAAATTAACAGCTTTAATAATCATGAACAAGATATCTAATTTAAACACAATTTTGGTTTCCTTCTATGAATACTTTATATAATAAATTCTATCTCTCCTAAAAACCTATAGATTAAAAGAAACAATATAAATCGATGTTCATTTGATATTGATTATTGATATTTCCTTCTTGTAATTGATGTAGGTTTTGGGGGAAAAAAAGTAGACGAAATATAATTAGATGTGAACATTTAAAGGTATGTAATACAAATTTTGTAAATAAAATATAATCATGAGATTATTTATCTTTAGATTTATGTtacatttgtttttgattaaggataaataggttttgaggggacccgaaaccccatacaacaagttttgaagggacttgaaacccttggATTTTCCACAAATCCGGAACCAATGAAGGAATGCTGGAGAAAGATACAACATAGACAAGAAGCGACTGAACCACACCTAAACAATACAAAAAAGCATTACAGAACTACTGGCACAAGAATAAAGGCCTAAGCCACCCTAAAAGAATTTAGACTAGCATGAATATAGGGAAGTTGACTCCCTCAGCCATAATCatgggttttatcaaggctcccacAACCCAATCCTTGAGAGTAAACCCTGTTGTTAGAAACATGCTTATCACTATATCCACCTCCAAAGGATGTAAAAAGAAGAAGACAACAAAAATGCCATCAAAATATCCCTTACAACCAAAACAACTAGGCTTCTTCAGCCCTCCAACAACACTTCCAGGCATATCATGAATCTAAGCATCCAACtgcacctcaataggagaaaggtcacctccaacaacatccatctccccctccataGAAGACAAGAGCACCTCTATAGAACAGGCTAAAGTAGACTCAAGATGCATAAAATGAAGCACAACATACAAAGCCATGGAACCAAGAAAGAGAGGGACATAAAAACCCTCATCAGAAGGAGACCCAAGAGTCAAAAGATACATGCATGGAAGACCAGACCCCATCATTCGAATAAAAAAAggttttaaaaaggctcccttaaccttcttGTAAAACAAGAGAACAAGGGTTTTCACCAGGATCCCATAACCTATCTTCACCACAACAAGGGGTTTTAACATGCTCCCCAAACCAAAAACATTGGGATTTGGGTTGACTCCCATAaccaaaccaaaagaaaaccaaaaaaaccTCCAACCATATTCAAGAAAACATAAGACAAAAGAGAACCTTAGAAACCACAACAACACCCTCGAAGTGGAGCTTCGCCTCCAAAAGAGCTGCCAGTGCATGTCCAAAGAAACAACCACCCAACACAGCTCCCTACATCCACTCAAAGTTATACAAGCAAAACACATCTCCACCTCTATAAGAGATGAAGTCACCTCaatagacaacaccaaggacaacacaTGAGAAGGAATAGAGAGAGAACCAAGGAAAGGAAGGGAACCAAAGCTCACAATGTCCTTTGTCGATCAGCACACCCAAAATAGCAAGAGGCCCAGGCAAGAAGCAACAAAAAGTGCAAAACGAGAAAAACTACGATCCCGAACAGGGGAGCACCACATTCTTACCATACCAAACGCCAAAAACCAGAATGGCACCCGCACAACTATCCACACAACCACACACACCATCCTAAAAAAACGGTGAAAATACTACATACGATTGTGGCCACAACGTCTGGACGTCACCAAAAAGTCTTCCTTGGTGGCCATAGCCGTTTGTCCTCACACCTTTCCTACACGAACCAACGAGCCAAAACGCCCACTCCAATCACACAGCCACAAGACAAACCCGAAAGAGGGAAGTACAGAGGTCGGCAAAGGAACGAACCAGCCAAAAACAAGCCACTCTCCATCCGGATCTCCATCATCTTCCTCCCCTGCATCTTCTCCCGCGACCCTGGCTGCCCCTGCTCCTCGCGCGCTCTCCGCCATTCAAAAAAACTTTATTTTACATTTGTTATGAGATCCCTATCAACATATATTACCAATATGTAATATTTTTGGTGACAAATGAATAGTCACATGACAtggaaaaataatattaattttaaagaTGAAATAAATCGTTGAAAATCTAGCAAATATTATCACCAACTACCCTTCAACATTTTTAATCTTATGaacaataattttttaatataaaatttgtcgcatataataatcaaataattCTAATATTTAGAGAGTTAAATCAAAATATTTAGattctaaaaataaatttaaaattttagttaAAAATGTCTAAtataaattaatacaaaaaatacaaaatttaatgTAATAAACTATATTATAATATTTGGAGACAATTATTATATACATTTAGTTATTTCAACAATATTTAATCTTGTTAAAAATTTGAACAATGATATTTTCCACTCACATTTATTATACAATATGTTTCTATTATTACTAtaattaatattgttacaataagCAATATAGGTAGAATCCCATTGACATATAATAACTCGATAGTAGTCTTgaattattttaattgtttaaaaatTACTTTATTTTACTTTAGAATTATTTGAAAGTTTGTATTTACTTAAAAGATCTTTCTTTAAAGCATAAATTATGCAAAACAAAATTCCATCTTTCCTGCAACCACAAGACTCAAAAACACTAACAAAGATACAGAGATCGTTTTCAACACACCAAATAGATACATCATTAAATCTACAAACATAACATGACAACCGTTGCCCTGTCGATGGCCTCTCTTCTTCTTCTAACAAATTCTCTATTCATGTTTCTTTCTCTACGCACATTCACTTCTACCTTCCCACACAAGGTCTCTTCTTTATTTGCCTATTCCAAATCTTTGTACCACTTCATTTGTGCCACTTCAAAGCTATCACTCAAAGAATTCATATGAACCTTCTAATTTCCACAACCACCAACACATCCTCTAATCTTTTGCACATCCATCAAGGTGGGCCCAAATTGAAATTAACAACGTTTGGATCAAACGAAGATTTAAACCTTGATTACACCATTAACAACACAACCAACAAACGACTACATCACAAGGTGATCCCCAACTATGAAAATCTATATCACTCTTACCTCTCTTTACAAAAAAACATTAATTAATTTACATACCAAATTACTATTAAAAATAACTTTAAAGCTTTTTACCTTTATATGATATAATAATCTATGACAATCCATGTAATCACATAACTTcattgaataataataataataataataatcttctGCTGCTTACATCCTAAGACACATTATTTGACTTCTACTAAAACAAAGAAACATGCCATCCATGAAATGAAATTAATCCAATTAGCATATAAGATGTACGTTCGAGTCATAATTTGATGCCGTGCAACATTGCCGCAACGCGTACAAGCGAATAGTGTTAAACACCGCAGAATAGTTAGGTAATGTATTGGTTTATATGTAAGTGAATAATTAAATACCCCGGAATATCACAATTAAAGTCTCTATCGATCTTTTGTGGTCAATTCTTAAATTTGAAAGGGCTTCAATTCAATGGTTTTTAATGTTTGTACATATGCCCCATCTAAGTGTAATCATGTGGAAAATATAGAGAATATCGTATCCTACTCTCTTTACAGTTGTAGGAAAATGCCATTATACAATGTAACTACTCAATGTAAAAATTGAACACCTCCTTTCAAGTAGGTTTCTTTTTAATGTTTTATGTGATTGCTTTGCTGTTGGAAGTACTTCATTCATTACCTAGTTTATTTATTGCTCTtactattattttaataattaGTACAATGTATTTAGTGCTGGtcaatttttttcaaattattattgtataatgatttttaattagaaTATGTTTATTTATTGGGTTGTCTTTTTTATAGAAATTTAGCGGAAAATTTagattttattataattatttatgtatatttataaaCAAATTGCATTGTAAGTTATagaaaaataaatttaagaaattttTATAATATAAGTAATATACATATGATCTGATAaaataatagaataaataaaaaataaaaaataaagataatatacaatatttgtatGGAGGTAAACTTTTTAATAGTTTCTTTTGATTGAGATCTATAATTATGTGTTGGCATTATTCCAATGCAATGGGAAGGATATAGTAGCTTCTTCTCTATCATGACATCATTTTAGTACTTGGAATTTTGTAGAAAAAAAATGCATTGGGATCACTTATCGCTATAGTCTACTTCAATGAATGAAAAAGACTATTACTAAAATATAT contains the following coding sequences:
- the LOC131046582 gene encoding probable xyloglucan 6-xylosyltransferase 1, giving the protein MRVSWNGRSSFLLFLWAELVKADRTISSCDGSTTVFYPFQGLLDMTWLGIHFVACPLGLNSYRVEAEDYNGNMETFWPMSRTTAKMVTWVSVKSFVMGSLVTAIIFLSLGNLGNMEANVDPNRGRLLNRFMQTATTSPTEFVKNADYGDVLNGPKAVTRVVNQVDQATDKVFGSVPPFILVTGERSSPCISPRGNNVMMKSYKNKVDYCNLHGCKVWYALEVWQKGFVGTWVRYPLLIQLMKANPSVTWFMWMDSDAVLTDFNFSIPFETYNTWNKNLVVPGFWDKVYGEDPDWIGLNAGIFLIRNCEWSHKFLEKWMEFGAPENLMASKEALNRVVKSRPKEWDPDDQSALVYLLNQNKTKSEDNVFLEASYVLHGYFEYIIDRFGDFLEGKEKQPFITHFNGCNFCGKKNITERCSEGFERAFNFADNQLLSSVGRKHSSLSTLLESISPT